One segment of bacterium DNA contains the following:
- a CDS encoding ADP-polyphosphate phosphotransferase: MRINSKDWRVASGAKVKLRKWPTNVKPFFPLKERYQEQLREYVRELSSLQELHYASRRYALLLIVQGMDAAGKDGTIRHIMSGVNPQGCEVFRFQQPTAEELDHDFLWRTTCRLPERGRIGIFNRSYYEEVLVVRVHPEILRGQGLPDELLDEKTIWKNRYRSIVDLEEHLYRNGTRIVKVFLNLSKDEQRKRFLARINEPDKNWKFSQSDVNERKYWKHYMKAYEACLSATSTDHAPWYIVPADDKENARLIVSRIVLDALGELKMAYPKVTAERRRELESIRKLLARQNQQR; the protein is encoded by the coding sequence ATGCGTATCAATTCAAAGGATTGGCGCGTGGCTTCCGGCGCGAAAGTCAAACTCAGGAAGTGGCCGACCAATGTGAAACCCTTCTTTCCTTTGAAGGAACGGTACCAGGAACAACTGAGAGAATACGTTCGGGAGTTGAGTTCGCTGCAGGAACTCCATTACGCATCCCGCCGCTACGCCCTGCTGCTGATTGTCCAGGGGATGGACGCTGCCGGAAAGGATGGTACGATACGGCACATCATGTCCGGGGTCAACCCACAAGGTTGCGAGGTCTTCCGGTTCCAGCAGCCGACAGCCGAGGAACTGGACCACGATTTCCTCTGGCGCACTACCTGCCGTCTCCCGGAACGCGGCCGGATCGGCATCTTCAATCGCTCCTACTACGAGGAGGTGCTCGTTGTCCGCGTACATCCGGAGATCCTGCGCGGCCAGGGGCTCCCGGACGAGTTGCTTGACGAAAAGACAATCTGGAAGAACCGATACCGTTCCATCGTCGATCTGGAAGAGCACCTGTACCGCAACGGCACGCGTATCGTCAAGGTCTTTCTCAACCTGTCGAAGGACGAGCAGCGAAAGCGCTTCCTTGCGCGCATAAACGAGCCGGACAAGAACTGGAAATTCAGCCAGTCGGACGTTAACGAAAGGAAATACTGGAAGCACTACATGAAAGCCTACGAGGCCTGTCTGAGTGCGACCAGTACCGACCACGCACCCTGGTACATCGTGCCCGCTGATGACAAAGAGAATGCCCGGTTGATTGTCTCCAGGATTGTCCTCGATGCGCTTGGCGAACTCAAGATGGCGTATCCCAAGGTCACCGCGGAGCGTCGCCGGGAACTCGAATCCATCCGCAAGCTGCTCGCGAGACAGAACCAGCAGCGATAG
- a CDS encoding NAD(P)-dependent alcohol dehydrogenase: MKAIVCTRYGPPEGLELREVVKPSLGDNDVLVEVQASSVNYNNLGHVRGTPLMARFWTGLVKPKYRIPGNDVAGEVEAVGTNVTQFQVGDEVYGSAHASGYGAFAEYVVVAEGALALKPANVSFAAAAAVPEAGLVALQALRDHGKVRSGNKVLIYGASGGVGTFAVQIAKAYGAEVTGLCSTENLGLVLSLGADHLIDYTREDFTWSGTSYDLILATGGYRRILDYKRALAPQGRYICSGAAMSGPKALAQVFEAMLLGPLVSEKNGRKLSTMLVLPNHKDLMVMKELVEAGKVAPVVDRVYPLAETAAALQYYRWGHSRGKVIIAIEPGTGVAA, encoded by the coding sequence GTGAAAGCAATCGTATGCACGAGATATGGACCACCGGAGGGTCTTGAGCTGAGAGAAGTGGTCAAGCCCAGCCTCGGTGACAACGATGTCCTGGTGGAAGTCCAAGCGTCATCCGTGAACTACAACAACCTGGGTCACGTCAGAGGAACGCCACTGATGGCCCGGTTCTGGACCGGCCTGGTGAAACCGAAGTACCGGATTCCCGGCAACGACGTGGCGGGGGAGGTCGAAGCGGTGGGCACGAACGTCACACAGTTCCAGGTCGGCGACGAAGTCTATGGCAGCGCGCACGCGTCCGGCTACGGTGCCTTTGCCGAGTACGTGGTGGTTGCGGAAGGCGCGCTGGCCTTGAAACCTGCCAACGTTTCGTTCGCGGCCGCCGCGGCAGTGCCGGAAGCCGGGCTTGTTGCCCTGCAGGCCCTGCGTGACCACGGCAAGGTCAGGTCCGGCAACAAGGTCCTGATTTATGGCGCCTCGGGCGGTGTGGGGACGTTCGCGGTGCAAATCGCCAAGGCGTACGGGGCCGAGGTAACCGGCCTCTGCAGCACTGAGAACCTGGGCCTGGTGCTTTCGCTGGGAGCTGACCATCTGATTGACTACACGCGCGAGGACTTCACATGGAGCGGTACGAGCTATGACCTCATTCTAGCCACTGGCGGGTATCGCCGGATTCTCGACTACAAGCGGGCGCTTGCTCCGCAGGGCCGATATATCTGCAGCGGCGCTGCAATGAGCGGTCCCAAGGCGCTGGCGCAGGTGTTTGAGGCGATGCTGCTCGGACCGCTCGTGTCGGAGAAGAACGGACGGAAGTTGTCCACCATGCTCGTCTTACCGAATCATAAGGACCTCATGGTCATGAAAGAGCTGGTCGAGGCAGGCAAGGTAGCGCCCGTAGTCGACCGCGTCTATCCGTTGGCAGAGACTGCTGCGGCCCTGCAGTACTACAGATGGGGACACTCGCGTGGCAAGGTAATCATCGCAATCGAGCCGGGCACCGGAGTTGCGGCATGA
- a CDS encoding flavodoxin domain-containing protein has translation MTLIIYYSKYGSTRDYAEWLAEATGAKLMPLAEAKKLDIAAYDTIAFGCPFYMFRLKIAGFVKSRAGQLKGKRVAFFAVGGAEPDNPQDRSGYENALPEEIRAGMRFFYLRGRMVVARMGFFDRTMMRMAKTADYDYTDRSTIAPLVEFLKGQ, from the coding sequence ATGACCTTGATCATCTACTACTCGAAGTACGGTTCAACCCGAGACTATGCCGAATGGCTGGCCGAAGCTACGGGAGCCAAGCTCATGCCGCTGGCTGAGGCCAAGAAACTGGACATTGCCGCCTACGACACAATTGCCTTCGGCTGCCCGTTCTACATGTTCCGGTTGAAGATAGCCGGGTTCGTGAAGTCCCGAGCCGGACAACTGAAGGGAAAGCGGGTGGCGTTTTTCGCAGTGGGCGGCGCTGAGCCGGACAACCCGCAAGACCGTTCCGGCTATGAGAATGCCCTGCCCGAGGAGATCCGTGCCGGAATGAGGTTCTTCTACCTTCGTGGCCGGATGGTGGTCGCCCGGATGGGTTTCTTCGACCGAACCATGATGCGGATGGCCAAGACCGCCGACTACGACTACACCGACCGGTCCACCATCGCTCCCCTGGTCGAATTCCTGAAAGGCCAGTGA